From a region of the Nitrospira sp. genome:
- a CDS encoding RNA-binding protein produces the protein MGAKIYVGGLPYSTTEQQLSDLFAAHGSVASARIITDKFTGQSRGFGFVEMSSDGEAQAAISALNGTQLGGRTLTVNEARPQEPRSGGGGRGGFGGGRG, from the coding sequence ATGGGTGCGAAGATCTATGTCGGTGGACTACCGTATTCAACGACCGAGCAACAGTTAAGCGATTTGTTTGCGGCGCACGGGTCCGTCGCCTCAGCGCGGATTATTACGGACAAGTTTACCGGGCAGTCGCGAGGGTTTGGATTTGTCGAAATGTCGTCCGACGGCGAAGCGCAGGCAGCGATTTCTGCCTTGAATGGTACACAGCTTGGCGGTCGCACCCTGACGGTCAACGAAGCTCGTCCTCAGGAACCCCGTTCCGGTGGAGGAGGGCGTGGAGGTTTCGGAGGGGGTCGCGGCTGA
- the uvrB gene encoding excinuclease ABC subunit UvrB: MPPFRLEAPFKPCGDQPEAIARLTAGVQTGKKHQVLLGVTGSGKTFTMASVVERVQKPTLVLVHNKTLAGQLYQEFKQFFPDNAVEYFVSYYDYYQPEAYIPQSDTYIAKDASINDAIDQMRHSATTELLQRNDVLIVSSVSCIYGLGSPEVYHDMLIYLEEGTETRREKILSKLVEIQYERNDVDFHRGTFRARGDVIEIFPASSEAKSVRIELFGDVVDAIHEIDPLTGKSLGKLPKIAIYPNTHYLIAPDRYERAITGIEDELDERTAYFKKAGRLVEAQRIEQRTKFDLEMIRAMGYCHGIENYSRHLSGRLPGEAPPTLLDYFPKEFLLIVDESHATIPQVGGMYEGDYSRKRTLVEYGFRLPSAVDNRPLKFSEFQNCLNQVVYVSATPGSYELEHAGSDVIEQIVRPTGLMDPRIEVVPAKGQVDHLLGQVRAEVARGGRVLVTTLTKRMAEDLTEYYHDLGVKVRYLHSDIKTLERAEIVRDLRRGEFDVLVGINLLREGLDLPEVSLVAILDADKEGYLRSYRALIQTAGRAARNLDGRVIFYGDAVTDSMQQAIEETGRRRGIQAEYNRVHDITPVGIVKSIPSLEYAVADMDYVRLDVAAESVEPYGSAESMDQAIERLEAEMKAAAKELAFERAAELRNQIRSLRLQALNAKS; this comes from the coding sequence ATGCCACCCTTTAGACTAGAGGCTCCTTTCAAGCCCTGCGGGGATCAGCCGGAAGCCATCGCTAGGCTGACGGCTGGGGTGCAGACGGGAAAGAAGCACCAAGTTCTGCTCGGTGTGACGGGTTCAGGCAAGACTTTTACGATGGCGAGTGTCGTTGAACGTGTTCAAAAACCCACGCTGGTACTGGTCCATAATAAGACGTTGGCCGGTCAACTCTATCAAGAATTCAAGCAGTTCTTTCCGGATAACGCGGTTGAGTATTTCGTGAGCTATTATGATTATTACCAGCCTGAAGCCTATATCCCGCAGAGTGATACGTATATCGCAAAGGATGCCTCCATTAATGATGCCATCGATCAGATGCGTCATTCCGCGACGACCGAGCTCTTACAGCGGAACGATGTCCTGATCGTATCCTCGGTGTCCTGTATCTACGGACTCGGGTCGCCGGAGGTGTACCATGACATGCTGATCTATTTGGAGGAGGGCACCGAGACGAGGCGAGAAAAGATTCTCTCGAAGCTGGTGGAGATTCAATACGAACGCAACGACGTGGACTTCCATCGTGGAACGTTTCGAGCGCGCGGAGATGTCATCGAAATTTTCCCTGCTTCGTCGGAAGCGAAGTCGGTGCGTATCGAGCTCTTCGGGGATGTCGTCGACGCCATTCACGAAATCGATCCGCTTACCGGCAAATCGTTGGGCAAGCTTCCCAAGATCGCCATCTACCCGAATACCCATTACCTCATCGCTCCCGATCGCTATGAGCGGGCCATCACCGGCATTGAGGACGAACTCGACGAACGAACCGCGTATTTCAAGAAAGCGGGGCGTCTGGTGGAGGCTCAACGCATCGAGCAGCGCACCAAGTTCGACCTTGAAATGATCCGCGCCATGGGCTATTGCCACGGGATCGAAAACTACTCTCGTCATCTCAGCGGCCGGTTGCCGGGTGAGGCGCCTCCCACGTTGTTGGACTATTTTCCGAAGGAGTTTTTGTTGATCGTCGATGAGTCTCACGCGACCATTCCCCAAGTTGGGGGAATGTACGAAGGAGATTACTCCAGGAAACGGACGTTAGTGGAGTACGGATTTCGGCTTCCGTCCGCTGTCGACAACCGCCCATTGAAGTTTTCTGAGTTCCAGAATTGTCTCAATCAGGTTGTGTATGTGTCCGCAACCCCCGGCTCATACGAACTGGAGCATGCCGGCTCCGATGTGATCGAACAAATCGTTCGCCCGACCGGTCTCATGGATCCGCGGATCGAAGTCGTGCCTGCCAAGGGGCAGGTGGACCATCTGCTTGGTCAGGTCCGCGCGGAAGTGGCGAGAGGCGGCAGGGTGCTTGTGACAACCTTGACGAAGCGCATGGCGGAAGACTTGACGGAGTATTACCACGACCTGGGAGTCAAAGTGCGCTATCTGCATTCCGACATCAAGACGCTTGAGCGAGCCGAGATCGTGCGCGACCTGCGCCGCGGTGAATTTGACGTGCTGGTGGGGATCAATTTGTTGCGGGAAGGTCTTGATCTTCCCGAGGTGAGCCTGGTGGCCATTCTGGACGCCGATAAGGAAGGCTATTTGCGCTCGTACCGCGCCTTGATTCAAACGGCGGGGCGAGCCGCGCGCAATCTCGACGGACGGGTGATTTTTTATGGGGATGCTGTGACGGATTCGATGCAACAGGCCATCGAAGAAACAGGCCGCCGCCGCGGAATCCAAGCCGAGTATAACCGCGTCCACGACATTACCCCTGTCGGTATCGTCAAAAGTATTCCATCCTTGGAATACGCGGTCGCCGACATGGACTATGTGCGGTTGGATGTTGCCGCCGAATCAGTAGAGCCGTATGGGTCGGCGGAATCCATGGATCAGGCCATCGAGCGGCTCGAGGCAGAGATGAAAGCCGCCGCCAAAGAATTGGCCTTTGAACGGGCCGCGGAGTTACGTAACCAGATTCGGTCGCTGCGATTGCAGGCGTTGAACGCGAAGTCTTAG
- a CDS encoding DUF4321 domain-containing protein: MRKSPWVLLIFVLIGGLLGGILGEILHVMAPQGTIQSIFSTHFTPGISPPLTIDLVLIKLVLGFNIKVNILSILGMFIGIYLYKHV; the protein is encoded by the coding sequence GTGAGAAAATCGCCCTGGGTTCTTCTCATTTTCGTGCTGATCGGAGGGCTGCTTGGTGGGATACTCGGGGAGATTCTCCACGTCATGGCGCCTCAAGGCACCATCCAAAGCATTTTCTCAACTCATTTCACCCCCGGTATCAGCCCTCCCCTTACCATCGACCTGGTCCTGATCAAACTCGTATTAGGGTTCAATATTAAAGTCAACATCCTCAGCATCCTCGGTATGTTCATCGGGATCTATCTCTATAAGCACGTCTAA
- the ffh gene encoding signal recognition particle protein, whose product MLDALSEKFEKILKKLRGQGVLTEQNITEALKEVRFALLEADVNFKIVKEFIDRVRQKAIGQEVLQSLTPGHQVVKVVWDELREMMGHERARLALSSNPPTVVMMVGLQGAGKTTTCGKLAHLFKNQGKRVLLVAADPRRPAAGEQLSALGRDLGVEVHRADHAQASQADVVRICRAGVDRGREQGFDVVILDTGGRLHIDDELMGELVAVKTAVTPHEVLLVADAMTGQDAVMMAGQFDQKIGLTGVILTKVEGDARGGAVLSIRATTGKPIKFLGVGEKLDALEPFHPDRMASRILGMGDVLSLIEKAQESITREQAEEAQKRLTSNTFTLEDFRTQLGQMNRLGSFEQILGMLPGGQKLKQAIEGDKPEREIGRVVAVIDSMTARERRDHTIINGSRKKRIARGSGTTVQDVNRLIKQFLSAKKLAKAMTGAGGRRQLAQLMRSR is encoded by the coding sequence ATGCTTGATGCGCTGAGCGAGAAGTTTGAAAAAATCCTGAAGAAGCTACGTGGGCAGGGTGTGCTCACGGAGCAGAACATTACCGAAGCGTTGAAGGAGGTGCGCTTTGCGCTTCTTGAAGCAGACGTCAACTTCAAGATTGTCAAAGAGTTCATTGATCGTGTCCGTCAAAAGGCCATTGGACAGGAGGTTCTGCAGAGTCTGACTCCCGGGCATCAGGTCGTCAAGGTTGTCTGGGATGAGTTGCGGGAGATGATGGGGCATGAGCGGGCTAGGCTTGCTCTGAGCTCTAATCCGCCGACCGTGGTGATGATGGTCGGATTGCAAGGCGCCGGGAAAACGACGACCTGCGGCAAGCTGGCTCATCTCTTTAAGAACCAAGGTAAACGAGTGTTGTTGGTTGCGGCTGATCCACGCAGGCCTGCAGCCGGCGAGCAATTGAGCGCCCTTGGTCGGGATCTCGGCGTGGAAGTTCATCGCGCTGATCATGCGCAGGCTTCTCAAGCGGATGTCGTGCGTATCTGCCGCGCGGGGGTTGACCGAGGACGAGAGCAGGGCTTCGACGTCGTCATTCTGGATACCGGCGGGCGGTTGCATATCGATGACGAGTTAATGGGCGAACTGGTAGCCGTGAAAACAGCCGTGACTCCTCATGAAGTGCTGTTGGTCGCTGATGCGATGACCGGTCAGGATGCGGTGATGATGGCCGGCCAATTTGACCAGAAGATCGGGTTGACCGGCGTCATTTTGACCAAGGTAGAAGGTGATGCGCGCGGAGGGGCGGTCTTGTCCATTCGTGCCACGACCGGCAAGCCTATCAAGTTTCTGGGTGTCGGCGAGAAATTGGACGCCCTTGAGCCGTTTCATCCGGACCGAATGGCCTCCCGCATTCTCGGGATGGGCGATGTGCTGTCGCTCATTGAAAAAGCCCAAGAGAGCATCACGCGGGAGCAAGCCGAGGAAGCTCAGAAGCGGCTGACCAGCAATACGTTCACCCTTGAGGATTTTCGCACTCAGCTCGGACAGATGAATCGACTGGGCTCATTCGAGCAGATTCTGGGCATGCTCCCTGGCGGGCAAAAGTTAAAGCAGGCAATCGAAGGGGACAAGCCGGAGCGGGAAATCGGACGTGTGGTAGCCGTGATCGATTCGATGACCGCGCGGGAACGCCGCGATCATACGATTATCAATGGAAGCCGCAAGAAGCGAATCGCTCGCGGCAGTGGGACGACCGTGCAGGACGTGAATCGGCTCATCAAGCAATTCTTGTCCGCGAAGAAGTTGGCAAAGGCGATGACCGGTGCGGGGGGGCGACGACAGCTTGCCCAACTCATGCGCTCCCGGTAG
- the rpsP gene encoding 30S ribosomal protein S16, translated as MAVHLRLARTGRHKRPMYRLVAADSRKARDGRFLEILGIFDPLKDAGLPELKQERVLTWLRHGAQPTVTVRTLLRRAGVWKQFEAEKAAQKKAPASS; from the coding sequence GTGGCTGTACATTTGAGATTAGCTCGAACTGGGCGTCATAAACGCCCGATGTATCGGTTGGTAGCGGCTGATTCGCGCAAGGCGCGCGACGGGCGTTTCCTCGAGATCCTGGGAATCTTCGATCCATTGAAAGATGCCGGTCTGCCGGAGCTGAAGCAGGAGCGTGTCCTCACCTGGCTTCGGCACGGCGCTCAACCCACGGTGACCGTGCGGACCTTGTTGCGCCGGGCTGGCGTGTGGAAACAGTTCGAGGCTGAAAAAGCCGCTCAGAAAAAGGCGCCTGCTTCATCCTGA
- the rimM gene encoding 16S rRNA processing protein RimM codes for MVNELETVTVGQIERPFGVKGEVKVRSLSDVPGRLEGLRRVSLVAKDGQILETSVTHVRRAGAGYILGLAGVTTPEGAGLWRGGFIRTTRGSVPALPDGQYYECDLVGLAVHTEEGRPIGVLEDILEVPGNPVFVVRQGDKEILIPAAKELVLAVDLPARRMTVRLVDGLGD; via the coding sequence ATGGTGAATGAACTGGAAACCGTGACGGTGGGACAGATCGAGCGGCCCTTCGGCGTCAAAGGGGAAGTGAAGGTTCGATCGCTCTCCGATGTGCCTGGCCGACTTGAAGGGTTGAGAAGAGTCAGCCTCGTGGCAAAGGACGGACAGATTCTTGAGACCAGCGTCACGCATGTGAGGCGGGCTGGGGCAGGATATATTCTCGGGTTGGCTGGTGTGACTACACCGGAGGGGGCGGGCCTTTGGCGCGGCGGATTCATTCGGACGACTCGCGGATCCGTGCCCGCGCTCCCGGATGGGCAATACTATGAGTGTGATCTGGTCGGTCTTGCTGTCCACACCGAAGAGGGGCGGCCGATCGGTGTACTGGAAGACATTCTAGAAGTGCCGGGAAATCCCGTATTCGTTGTTCGTCAAGGAGACAAAGAGATCTTGATCCCGGCGGCGAAAGAATTGGTCCTTGCCGTCGATCTTCCGGCTCGCAGGATGACGGTTCGTTTAGTCGACGGGTTGGGTGACTAG
- the trmD gene encoding tRNA (guanosine(37)-N1)-methyltransferase TrmD, whose amino-acid sequence MLRFEILTLFPEMFAPVLAHSMLKRGQDKGLLNVKVHNLRDFTTDRHKIVDDMPYGGGAGMVMKAEPILLAVEAVRSEAQSSGEDIRVLFPTPHGRPLTQHYVQQLAGESRRIVILCGHYEGVDERVRLALAPEEVSLGDYVLTGGELPALVLIDAAARLVPGVLGDPSSVLEESFSDSLLEYPQYTRPAEVGGVGVPDVLLSGHHEAIRVWRRKEALRSTYLRRPDLLKDRTFTSEDRQLLDELMNEGLLTAPVSRREEG is encoded by the coding sequence ATGTTGCGGTTTGAGATTCTGACATTGTTTCCGGAGATGTTCGCACCGGTCTTGGCGCACAGTATGCTCAAGCGGGGCCAAGATAAGGGCCTGCTCAATGTGAAGGTGCATAATTTGCGGGACTTCACGACGGATCGTCACAAGATAGTCGATGATATGCCGTATGGAGGTGGGGCCGGCATGGTCATGAAAGCCGAGCCGATTCTTCTGGCGGTTGAGGCGGTCCGGAGCGAAGCGCAGTCGAGCGGAGAGGACATTCGGGTGCTGTTTCCGACTCCGCACGGCCGCCCGCTTACACAGCACTATGTGCAGCAGTTAGCCGGGGAGTCTCGCCGAATTGTCATTCTGTGCGGGCACTATGAGGGAGTGGATGAGCGTGTACGCCTGGCGTTGGCTCCTGAGGAAGTTTCGCTCGGAGATTATGTGTTGACGGGAGGTGAATTGCCGGCCCTCGTGTTGATCGATGCGGCGGCACGGCTCGTTCCCGGTGTGTTAGGTGACCCCAGTTCTGTGCTGGAGGAATCGTTTTCTGATTCGTTGTTGGAGTATCCGCAATACACGAGACCGGCAGAGGTCGGTGGAGTCGGTGTGCCCGACGTGTTGCTGTCGGGCCATCATGAGGCCATTCGGGTGTGGCGCCGCAAAGAGGCGTTACGCAGCACGTATCTCCGCCGTCCCGATCTGCTAAAGGATCGGACGTTTACCAGTGAAGATCGACAGTTGTTGGATGAATTGATGAACGAAGGGCTATTGACGGCCCCGGTATCACGTCGGGAGGAGGGGTAA
- the rplS gene encoding 50S ribosomal protein L19, with translation MNQLERIQRSLTKKSAPNFEIGDTVRVHVKVVEGEKERIQVYEGTVIARKGSLNTETFTVRKISYGVGVERIFPVHSPIVSKVDVVRQGRVRRAKLYYLRGKKGRFAKVEEREFVGESKPSAQPPAAAEEETVTA, from the coding sequence ATGAATCAGTTGGAGCGCATTCAGCGGTCGTTGACGAAGAAATCGGCGCCGAACTTTGAGATCGGGGATACCGTCAGGGTCCACGTCAAGGTTGTGGAAGGCGAAAAAGAGCGGATTCAGGTGTATGAAGGGACTGTGATTGCCCGCAAGGGGAGCCTGAATACGGAAACATTCACGGTCCGAAAGATTTCGTACGGGGTGGGGGTCGAGCGGATCTTCCCGGTGCACTCCCCGATCGTCTCCAAGGTAGATGTGGTTCGGCAGGGACGGGTTCGACGCGCGAAACTGTATTATTTGCGCGGCAAGAAGGGGCGGTTCGCGAAGGTCGAGGAGCGCGAGTTTGTCGGAGAGAGCAAACCGTCCGCGCAGCCGCCCGCGGCTGCTGAAGAAGAGACCGTCACGGCCTAG
- a CDS encoding ribonuclease HII produces the protein MGPTEEFERVARLCGYRRVAGIDEAGRGPLAGPVVAAAVILRPRCRLSGIDDSKQLSEGERERLYAVIHEQAVGMGIGSADVAEIDQFNILGATRLAMRRAIDQLVPSPDYLLIDAVALPEIRVPARPIIKGDSLSVSIAAASIIAKVTRDRLMARYHDMFPEYGFLSHKGYGTPEHLERLLRYGPCSIHRRTFAPVQEAMIAAKMEYAQPPSLPLFE, from the coding sequence ATGGGACCCACTGAAGAATTCGAGCGGGTAGCCCGATTATGTGGGTATCGACGCGTAGCCGGCATTGATGAAGCAGGACGTGGCCCTCTTGCCGGTCCGGTCGTTGCGGCCGCTGTCATCTTACGGCCTCGGTGTCGACTCTCAGGGATTGACGATTCGAAGCAACTTTCCGAAGGGGAGCGAGAGCGGTTGTATGCCGTGATTCATGAGCAGGCCGTGGGGATGGGAATCGGTTCGGCGGATGTCGCTGAAATCGATCAGTTCAATATCCTCGGGGCCACTCGTTTGGCGATGCGTCGAGCCATTGATCAACTGGTCCCTTCCCCTGATTATTTGCTCATTGATGCCGTTGCCCTTCCTGAAATCAGAGTCCCCGCGCGGCCTATCATCAAGGGAGACTCCCTATCCGTATCGATTGCCGCTGCTTCCATCATCGCCAAAGTGACGCGGGATCGTCTCATGGCGAGGTACCATGACATGTTCCCCGAATATGGCTTTCTCTCGCATAAGGGGTATGGTACCCCGGAACATCTTGAACGACTCCTGCGCTATGGCCCCTGCTCCATTCATCGTCGAACATTCGCGCCGGTGCAAGAAGCGATGATCGCTGCGAAGATGGAGTATGCTCAACCGCCGAGCCTTCCATTGTTCGAATAG
- a CDS encoding YraN family protein yields the protein MATPDPRHQFGQASETRAEQFLLAKGYRILDRNVRTPIGELDLVAEDHGVVVFVEVKARTTLAFGGALLAVDHRKRAKLAKLAAQYLAQRHWSERACRFDVVLVQGQPSTHGQIEHLQNAFDVAEH from the coding sequence ATGGCCACTCCGGACCCGCGGCATCAGTTCGGCCAAGCCAGCGAAACGCGGGCCGAACAGTTCTTGCTTGCCAAAGGCTATCGCATTCTCGATCGCAACGTGCGGACGCCGATCGGAGAATTGGATCTCGTGGCGGAAGACCATGGTGTCGTGGTATTCGTTGAAGTCAAGGCCAGGACTACCCTGGCCTTCGGCGGCGCACTGCTGGCAGTGGATCATCGTAAACGGGCGAAGCTGGCGAAACTGGCAGCACAGTATTTGGCGCAACGGCATTGGTCCGAGAGGGCCTGCCGATTTGATGTCGTGTTGGTCCAGGGTCAACCTTCGACCCATGGCCAAATCGAACATCTTCAGAACGCGTTTGACGTCGCCGAACACTGA
- the ftsE gene encoding cell division ATP-binding protein FtsE: MIQLIHVSKWYDRRAALSDVTLEVEKGEFVLLMGPSGAGKSTLLRMLIGEEQPDEGQIFVQGRNVTKLKQSEIPYLRRKVGSVFQDFRLLPKKSVFDNVALPLVVQGASEKDIRRKVTEALRAVGVEHKKDQPPNSLSAGERQRACIARAIVNGPVVLLADEPTGSLDPERTGEIIELFKLISARGTTVIVATHDPQVMRQINGRVITLAQGAVVPERRATVGVGV, from the coding sequence ATCATTCAGCTGATCCATGTGTCGAAATGGTATGACCGGAGAGCCGCGCTGTCCGATGTCACGCTCGAGGTCGAGAAAGGGGAGTTCGTTCTTCTTATGGGGCCGAGCGGAGCCGGTAAGTCCACCTTACTGCGGATGCTGATCGGCGAGGAACAGCCTGATGAAGGGCAGATTTTCGTTCAAGGCAGAAATGTCACCAAGCTCAAACAGTCGGAGATCCCGTATCTCCGGCGGAAGGTCGGATCAGTTTTCCAAGACTTCCGTCTGCTGCCCAAAAAATCCGTGTTCGACAATGTCGCGCTTCCGTTGGTCGTTCAAGGCGCGTCCGAGAAAGATATTCGTCGTAAAGTCACGGAGGCGTTGCGTGCCGTGGGTGTCGAGCACAAGAAAGATCAGCCGCCGAACAGTCTCTCGGCAGGAGAGCGACAGAGGGCATGTATCGCCAGAGCGATCGTCAATGGTCCGGTGGTGCTTCTCGCCGATGAACCGACAGGCAGCCTCGACCCGGAGCGCACGGGGGAAATCATAGAATTGTTCAAATTGATCAGTGCCCGCGGCACCACCGTAATCGTGGCCACCCACGACCCTCAGGTCATGCGCCAGATCAACGGCCGGGTGATCACCCTGGCGCAAGGAGCGGTGGTACCGGAACGCCGGGCGACAGTAGGGGTTGGAGTATGA
- a CDS encoding ABC transporter permease, whose protein sequence is MRRLFYLVREAWANMRTNRTTTIVAILTTAFTLACVGIFLLLYVNLRSAAGWLQEDVKIMVYVEERLSREGMQELERTLKSDRMVAGVLFVSKEQALGEFRAQFPADSHLLEGLGENPLPASFVVTLAPNFRSPDAMKGWVERVQTMEGVAKVDYNQEWINVLAELIGYIELVAIGVGVLLSAAAVTIIGNTIRLALFARREEIEILRSIGATRTFIRIPYFLEGAVLGACGSALSLGILKLGFELFLQQIQSAGRFSGMESLVSFFPLSICMALVVAGMGLGFAGSVVSLLRVGEGRA, encoded by the coding sequence ATGAGACGACTATTTTACCTCGTCCGCGAAGCGTGGGCCAACATGCGGACCAACCGCACCACCACGATCGTCGCCATCTTAACCACGGCCTTCACATTAGCCTGTGTCGGCATTTTTCTGTTGCTCTACGTGAATCTGAGGAGTGCAGCCGGATGGCTACAGGAAGATGTCAAGATCATGGTCTATGTGGAGGAACGGCTGTCCCGCGAGGGGATGCAGGAATTGGAGCGAACACTCAAATCCGATCGTATGGTGGCGGGGGTGCTCTTTGTATCGAAGGAACAGGCGCTGGGAGAATTTCGCGCACAATTCCCCGCGGATTCTCATTTACTCGAGGGGCTCGGCGAGAATCCTCTCCCGGCTTCGTTCGTGGTGACGCTGGCGCCGAATTTTCGCTCTCCCGATGCGATGAAAGGCTGGGTCGAACGAGTTCAAACGATGGAAGGGGTCGCCAAGGTCGACTATAATCAAGAATGGATCAATGTGTTGGCCGAACTCATCGGCTACATCGAACTGGTGGCGATCGGTGTGGGGGTCCTGCTCTCCGCAGCGGCCGTGACGATCATCGGGAACACCATCAGGCTTGCACTGTTTGCCAGACGAGAGGAGATTGAGATCCTCCGCTCCATCGGGGCGACACGCACATTCATCCGCATTCCGTATTTCCTCGAGGGCGCCGTGCTCGGCGCCTGCGGCAGCGCGCTCTCGCTCGGAATTCTCAAGCTTGGGTTCGAACTGTTTCTGCAGCAGATTCAATCGGCTGGCCGTTTCAGCGGGATGGAAAGTCTGGTCTCCTTCTTCCCGCTCTCCATCTGTATGGCGCTTGTTGTGGCCGGGATGGGGCTGGGCTTTGCGGGAAGCGTGGTGTCTCTCTTGCGCGTTGGGGAGGGGCGCGCATGA
- a CDS encoding peptidoglycan DD-metalloendopeptidase family protein → MKILLSGLVCCVALGGGWAAVVDAAGDPIAEKIERERKTLEALKDKIEEKRKRAEEVGKKRESVLQGIQSLDERLVHHRQDHHDIKKKLRQKDREIEEITEQLAVMRTGIQSRREAILARLRVQYMEGRFGYIKALLTADTYGDLQRRGQYLSTVSQKDYELLETFRTDMARMEQAEHQRAEARAGMVAFKQNVEKKLADIRVTQREKKVYLAKITHEKDSYDRAVEELERSASRVDSLLHELEARRRALAMRPPTASPLPRGTRGALPWPAEGKVVSYFGRQKHPTFNTYVQRKGIEIRTTEGSSIHAVMPGSVVYADWLKGYGLVIILDHANGFFSLYAHASKILARVGEQVAEGQSIGETGDTGMIGENTLYFELREGAEPVDPLHWLVKR, encoded by the coding sequence ATGAAAATTCTCCTCTCCGGTCTGGTGTGTTGCGTCGCGCTAGGCGGAGGGTGGGCAGCTGTTGTCGATGCGGCCGGTGATCCGATCGCCGAAAAAATCGAGCGAGAGCGAAAGACCCTTGAAGCGCTGAAGGACAAGATCGAAGAGAAACGGAAACGGGCCGAGGAGGTGGGGAAAAAACGGGAATCGGTCCTTCAAGGTATCCAATCCCTGGATGAACGCCTGGTCCATCATCGACAAGATCACCATGACATTAAAAAGAAACTTCGGCAGAAGGATCGGGAAATCGAGGAGATTACAGAGCAGCTGGCGGTGATGCGGACCGGCATCCAATCGCGGCGTGAAGCCATCCTCGCACGGCTCCGTGTGCAGTATATGGAAGGGCGGTTCGGCTATATCAAGGCGCTCCTGACGGCGGATACATACGGCGACCTTCAGCGCCGGGGGCAATATCTCTCCACCGTTTCACAAAAGGACTACGAATTACTCGAGACGTTCCGAACCGATATGGCGCGGATGGAGCAAGCCGAACATCAGCGTGCCGAGGCCAGAGCCGGAATGGTGGCCTTCAAACAAAACGTCGAAAAGAAGCTTGCCGATATTCGCGTCACTCAGAGAGAGAAAAAAGTGTATCTCGCGAAGATCACACACGAAAAGGATTCTTACGATCGTGCCGTCGAAGAACTGGAGCGGTCCGCCTCACGCGTCGACAGCCTGCTGCATGAATTGGAAGCGCGCCGACGTGCCCTGGCCATGCGCCCTCCGACGGCGTCACCACTGCCGCGTGGAACCAGAGGCGCGCTGCCTTGGCCGGCCGAGGGGAAAGTCGTGTCATACTTCGGACGCCAGAAGCACCCGACGTTCAACACGTATGTTCAGCGTAAAGGCATTGAAATTCGAACCACGGAGGGAAGCTCGATTCATGCCGTCATGCCCGGGAGCGTCGTCTATGCGGACTGGTTGAAAGGCTATGGACTCGTTATAATCTTGGATCATGCCAACGGATTTTTCTCCCTGTATGCGCATGCCTCCAAGATTCTGGCCAGAGTCGGCGAACAAGTTGCCGAAGGCCAGTCTATCGGAGAGACGGGAGATACGGGCATGATCGGAGAAAATACATTATACTTTGAGTTGCGTGAAGGGGCTGAACCGGTCGACCCGCTCCACTGGTTGGTGAAGCGATAA